The Artemia franciscana unplaced genomic scaffold, ASM3288406v1 Scaffold_6838, whole genome shotgun sequence DNA window AACAAAGTCTCTGATCTAAAAAATATGGAAGCTCTTCATTTTAGGTATACATTTGGTAGATAAACATGCAATTCTGTGTGTTGTAACAACAAGAATAATGAAATTGGAAATAGAGACTCATGATTTTGGAATGTccagtttttaaagaaaattcttttcccTTGCATTACGTAGCACTACTGAGTTGCTCATGATGTCATCTAAACGCTCTTCATATTTAAGTTTGGTGCCAGATCTTCGCTTATACATGCAACCTCTAATCAACTCAGACATAACAGAGACAAAAGTCAACCATTTGTCACGCCTCTAGTGTAAACATAATCATAAACTTTGAAACAGTTTATGCAATGACAGCAAAGCATAattcttgttttaagtttagatAACGGAAATgtgaaaagtttattttgacGTTAGTCTTGGTGTAATCCCATAATACGCTAGAACGACCGTAAAATAAACACTTAGCAGCATTTAATGTCAGCATTCTCAGTCGTTATATAAACGTCACAATGACACCATATTAGGCATTCATAAGCCCTTTTACAGTCAATGTAGGTTTGACGTCATAAATTAAGTCATCGTATGCATATATAAAACCGCGTTCATGCTATAATTTCTTAGTTGATTATAGCTGCTGCATTAGCCATGCATCCCACtgaattccaaaattttgaattaaaaaagtttgaaaatattgttaTGAGTAACAATCGCCTGGACGTACCATCAGCGCTGACAGTTGTCACAGAAACGGCACCAAGGAGAAAAGTGCATATAAGAAAATACACTGGTGAAAAATTATATGAatgtaaagaatgcaaaaagaaatattcttcGAAGTCAGCCTTGACTGCGCATATGAGAACCCACACTGGTGAATTCTATGAATGTAgagaatgcaaaaagaaattttcttggagGTCAGGTTTGACTGTGCATATTAGAACCCACAACGGAGAAAAACCCTATAAGTGTGAATTAtgtcaaaagaaattttctcagAAGTCAAGTCTGACTTTGCATATGACAACCCACAATAGAGAAAACCCCTATGAATGTAAGCTGTGTCAAAAGATGTTTTCTCGAAAGACAAGTTTGACTATTCATATGAGAACCCACACTGgtgaaaaattctatgaatgtaaaaaatgcaaaaagaaattttcttcggAGTCAGGGTTGAATCTGCATATTAGAATTCACAATGGAGAAAAACCCTATGAATGTGAACTATGTCAAAGGAAATTTTCGCAAAAGCCAAGTTTGAATCAGCATAAGAGAACCCACAATGgcaaaaaatggagaaaagatTTGAATTTTATGAACGTAAAGAATGCAAAAGGAAATTTTCTTGGATGTCATGGTTGAATCTGCATATAAGAATCAACAATGGAGAAAAACCCTATGAATTTGAACTATGTCAAaagaaattttcgaaaaagccAATTTTGAATTGGCATCAGAGAACCCACAATGGCGAAAAATGGAGAAAAGATTTAACTTTTATGAACgtaaagaatgcaaaaagaaattttcttggaagTCAGGGTTGAATCTGCATATTAGAATCCACAATGGAGAAAAACCCTATGAATGTGAACTATGTCAAAGGAAATTTTCGCAAAAGCAAAGTTTGAATCGGCATAATAGAAcccacaatgtcaaaaaatggagaaaagatttgtattttattaacgtaaagaatgcaaaaagaaattttcttggaagTCAGGGTTGAATCTGCATATTAGAATCCACAATGGAGAAAAACCCTATGAATGTCAATTATGTCAAaagaaattttcgaaaaagccAATTTTGAATCGGCATCAGAGAGCCCACAATGGCGAAAAATGGAGAAAAGATTTGACTTTTATGAACgtaaagaatgcaaaaagaaattttcttggtAGTCAGGGTTGAATCTGCATATTAGTATCCCCAATGGAGAAAAACCCTATGAATGTAAACTATGTCAAAAGAAATTTTCGTAAAAGCCATGTTTGAATCAGCAAAAGAGAACCCAAAATGGCGAAAAGTGGAGAAAAGATTTGACTTTTATAAACGTAAAGAAtgcaaaagaaattttcttggaagTCAGGCTTGATTGTGCATATTAGAACCCACAATGGAGAAAAACCCTGTAAGTGTGAATTAtgtcaaaagaaattttctcagAAGTCGAGTCTGACTTTGCATATGACAACCCACAATGGAGAAAACCCCTATGAATGTAAGCTGTGTCAAAAGATGTTTTCTCGAAAGACAAGTTTGACTAGTCATATGAGAACCCACACTGgtgaaaaattctatgaatgtaaaaaatgcaaaaagaaattttcttcgaAGTCAGGGTTGAATCTGCATATTAGAATTCACAATGGAGAAAAACCCTATGAATGTGAACTATGTCaaaggaaatttttgaaaaagccaaGTTTGAATTGGCATAAGAGAACCCACAATGGCAAAAACTGGAGAAAAGATTTGAATTTTATGAACgtaaagaatgcaaaaagaaattttcttggaaatcaGGGTTGAATCTGCATATTAGAATCCACAATGGAGAAAAACCCTATGAATGTGAACTACGTCAAaagaaattttcgaaaaagccAATTTTGAATTGGCATCAGAGAGCCCACAATGgcaaaaaatggagaaaagatTTGACTTTTATGAACGCaaagaatgcaaaaagaaatttttgttggTAGTCAGTGTTGACTCTGCATATTAGTATTCACAATGGAGAAAAACCCTATGAATGTAAACTATGTCAAAAGAAATTTTCGTAAAAGCCATGTTTGAATCAGCAAAAGAGAAAGTCAGGTTAGGTTTCGTATGTGTGCGCTTCGCGCACACAGGGCCGAATCGAGGTCGAGGCCGAAGGCCTCGACCGAGATCCGTtgatatttgaattgaaaatgggaaTGCTTTGGGAAAAGTCAGGTTAGGTTTGGTATGTGTGCGCTTCGCGCACACAGGGCCGAATCGAGGTCGAGGCCGAAGGCCTCGACCGAGATCCGTtgatatttgaattgaaaatgggaaAGCTTTGGGAAAAGTCAGGTTGACTTTTGATTTGACTTTTATGAACTTTAAGAacggaaaaagaaattttcttggaagTCAGGGTGGAATCTGCATATTTGAACCCACAATGGAAAAAAATCCTATGAATGGGAACTATGTCAAAAGAAATTTTCGTAAGAGCCAAGTTTGAATCGACATAAGAGAACCCACAAAGGCGAAAAATGGAGAAAGATTGGCTTTTATGaacgtactagctgttggtgggggcacttcgcccccccaagccccccgcgcgcgtaagtcgttatgcgccatattagttacgcgccattgtagttgtgtccctgtgtcccacctgtgaatatagatagatttatatatgtgtttcaaactacgtaaaaattgcgaatatacaacattcttggctttcccattgtctgtccatatacaaagccgtatgtactaataatgacgtcatatgcaaacgctctttttacaaacaaacaaacatgcatacacacaactcgtttttatatagatagatagatagatagatacaatacaaattaactacgtaaaacttgtgaatatacaacagtcttcgctgtcccattgtctgtgcgtataaatagattgtcaggtttaccgaccctcaaagatgcaccttgagctttgttaatggtgattgcaaatgctaatcgaattgggaattgcaatcttttaaattgaaaaagcagatccgttggaatcatgggaatgcgaggaataagaacagcctcgccctcataaggccctgtcaagattgtggcctctattaggttttccattgtttttttttacggcaagtcgcgtgccattgcaaagctttggtgggttgatatttcttaaaagtattattggtacgcctatttttagttgtagcacgtgtggtggaaaccctgaaggatctatggaatttaaaaattcagatggataattaaccgcttcatttggttccaaaatacaaattaactgcgtaaaacttgcgaatatacaacattcttcgctgtccaattgtcgctgcatataaatagattgtcaggtttaccgaccctcgaacatgcaacgtacaattgtccatgggaaaaacaatcagtattaagatctataccacatttttataatgattgaccttgagctttgttaatggtgattgcaaatgctaatcgaattgggaattgcaatcttttaaattgaaaaggcagatccgttggaatcatgggaatgcgaggaataagaacagcctcaccctcaaaaggccctgtcaagattgtggcctctattaggttttccattgtttttttttacggcaagtcgagtgccattgcaaagctttggtgggtttatatttcttaaaagtattattggtacgcctatttttagttgtagcacgtgtggtggaaaccctgaaagatctatggaatttaaaaattcagatggataattaaccgcttcatttggttccaaaactgtgtcgactgacttgtaaaggactgcctggtctcgaatcttggtcaaaacaatattgttgatttcgtggacgtctatatttttgggtgcgagaatcgctctttcacttagccatttattatttttataattttttagaatattcggaaatactttttcaatcaattcatttttggacgtcactaaattacagaaatcagcaggtagttgtatacgtcctgaaattgagtctactgggagctttccgtttcccat harbors:
- the LOC136043501 gene encoding zinc finger protein 157-like, whose amino-acid sequence is MQKKFSWKSGLIVHIRTHNGEKPCKCELCQKKFSQKSSLTLHMTTHNGENPYECKLCQKMFSRKTSLTSHMRTHTGEKFYECKKCKKKFSSKSGLNLHIRIHNGEKPYECELCQRKFLKKPSLNWHKRTHNGKNWRKDLNFMNVKNAKRNFLGNQG
- the LOC136043500 gene encoding zinc finger protein 37 homolog, which produces MHPTEFQNFELKKFENIVMSNNRLDVPSALTVVTETAPRRKVHIRKYTGEKLYECKECKKKYSSKSALTAHMRTHTGEFYECRECKKKFSWRSGLTVHIRTHNGEKPYKCELCQKKFSQKSSLTLHMTTHNRENPYECKLCQKMFSRKTSLTIHMRTHTGEKFYECKKCKKKFSSESGLNLHIRIHNGEKPYECELCQRKFSQKPSLNQHKRTHNGKKWRKDLNFMNVKNAKGNFLGCHG